A window from Chitinophaga filiformis encodes these proteins:
- the secY gene encoding preprotein translocase subunit SecY: protein MKKFIETIKNIWSIEDLRNRILTTLLLVLIYRVGSYIALPGIDANSLGMGEFANKSEKGILGLFNMFAGGSFSRASIFALGIMPYISASIAIQLLTIAVPYFQKLQKEGESGRKKINQYTRILTVIVTGFQASAYVAFLKQQSAGAIIPEYGAAFFWLTTTIVLTAGTLFVMWLGEKITDKGIGNGTSIIIMVGILARLPQAIIQEFSSRNAQSNGGVMLFLIELAVFVLITIGLILLVQGTRKIPVNYAKRIVGNKQFGGVRQFIPLKVNAAGVMPIIFAQAIMFIPATAIGFATDSGSGFIRIFSDHTNGWYNLIYAVLVIVFTYFYTALIFNPTSMADEMKRNNGFVPGVKPGKATADYIGAVMDRITLPGAFFLALVGILPGVAAAMNINSNFATFFGGTSLLIMVGVILDTLQQIESQLLMRHYDGLMSTGRIKGRTATANV, encoded by the coding sequence GTGAAGAAATTTATCGAAACGATTAAGAATATCTGGAGCATCGAGGATTTGCGTAACCGCATTCTCACCACATTGCTTCTTGTCCTCATCTATCGTGTAGGATCCTATATCGCGTTACCCGGTATCGATGCCAACAGTTTGGGTATGGGAGAGTTTGCCAACAAGTCAGAGAAAGGTATCCTGGGACTGTTCAATATGTTTGCCGGAGGTTCATTCTCCAGGGCGTCCATTTTTGCCCTCGGCATAATGCCCTATATCTCTGCATCCATAGCCATACAACTGCTTACAATTGCCGTGCCTTATTTTCAGAAACTCCAGAAAGAAGGAGAGAGCGGCAGGAAAAAGATTAATCAGTATACCCGTATACTGACAGTAATAGTGACCGGTTTCCAGGCGAGCGCATACGTTGCCTTCCTGAAACAGCAATCTGCAGGTGCTATTATACCAGAATATGGTGCAGCCTTCTTCTGGCTGACTACCACCATTGTACTTACAGCAGGTACCCTGTTTGTAATGTGGCTGGGCGAAAAAATCACAGACAAAGGTATCGGTAACGGTACGTCTATTATAATCATGGTCGGCATCCTTGCCCGTCTGCCACAGGCTATCATCCAGGAGTTCTCCTCCAGGAATGCCCAGAGCAACGGCGGCGTGATGCTGTTCCTGATAGAGCTGGCAGTGTTTGTACTGATCACTATCGGTCTGATCCTGCTGGTACAGGGTACCCGTAAGATCCCTGTAAACTACGCAAAACGTATAGTTGGCAATAAACAGTTCGGCGGTGTACGTCAGTTCATCCCGCTGAAGGTGAATGCTGCCGGTGTAATGCCGATCATCTTTGCCCAGGCAATCATGTTCATCCCGGCTACAGCGATCGGTTTTGCTACTGACAGCGGATCCGGATTCATCCGTATCTTCAGTGATCACACCAACGGCTGGTACAACCTGATCTATGCTGTGCTGGTAATAGTGTTCACGTACTTCTATACTGCATTGATATTCAATCCGACCTCCATGGCGGATGAAATGAAACGTAATAATGGTTTCGTTCCCGGCGTTAAGCCTGGTAAAGCTACTGCCGACTATATCGGCGCTGTAATGGATCGTATCACGCTGCCGGGTGCATTCTTCCTGGCGTTGGTAGGTATCCTGCCTGGTGTAGCTGCAGCAATGAATATCAACAGCAACTTCGCTACCTTCTTCGGAGGTACATCCCTGCTGATCATGGTGGGCGTTATCCTGGATACGCTCCAGCAAATAGAAAGCCAGCTGCTGATGCGCCATTACGATGGACTCATGAGCACAGGTCGGATTAAAGGAAGAACAGCTACGGCTAACGTCTGA
- the map gene encoding type I methionyl aminopeptidase: MVHYKTKEEIELMRKSALLVSATLEEVAKHLKPGMSTLDIDAIVEKFILANGAVPSFKNYRGFPKSCCISVNAEVVHGIPNSYVLQDGDIVSVDVGVLLNGYHGDSAYTFAIGDVKPEVLALMKATKEALYKGIEKAVAGNRIGDIAHAIQEHTEKQRGYGVVRELVGHGLGRNLHEDPQVPNYGKRGSGPIMKEGLVIAIEPMINLGVKEVEYMEDGWTVITRDEKPSVHFEHNVAVMKGKPDILSSFEGIEKAEKNNPALNSSY, translated from the coding sequence ATGGTGCATTATAAAACTAAGGAAGAAATTGAGCTGATGCGCAAAAGCGCATTATTGGTGAGTGCTACATTGGAAGAAGTGGCGAAGCATCTGAAGCCGGGAATGTCTACCCTTGATATTGACGCGATAGTGGAAAAGTTCATCCTGGCAAACGGGGCGGTACCGTCTTTTAAGAACTACAGAGGGTTTCCGAAAAGCTGCTGTATTTCTGTAAATGCGGAGGTGGTGCATGGTATTCCCAATTCTTATGTATTGCAGGACGGAGATATTGTGAGTGTGGATGTAGGGGTGTTGTTAAACGGATATCATGGCGACAGCGCTTATACATTTGCCATTGGCGATGTAAAGCCAGAGGTGCTGGCGTTGATGAAGGCAACCAAAGAAGCGCTTTATAAGGGCATAGAAAAGGCTGTGGCGGGCAACCGTATAGGAGACATCGCACATGCCATCCAGGAGCATACGGAGAAGCAACGCGGTTATGGCGTTGTGCGTGAGCTGGTGGGCCATGGTTTGGGCCGTAATCTCCATGAAGATCCTCAGGTACCCAATTATGGGAAGCGTGGCAGTGGTCCGATCATGAAAGAAGGACTGGTGATCGCGATAGAACCTATGATCAACCTGGGAGTAAAGGAGGTGGAATACATGGAAGACGGCTGGACAGTGATCACCCGCGACGAGAAGCCTTCTGTTCATTTTGAGCATAATGTGGCGGTAATGAAAGGGAAACCTGACATACTTTCGTCTTTTGAGGGGATAGAAAAGGCGGAAAAAAATAATCCAGCTTTGAACTCAAGCTATTGA
- the infA gene encoding translation initiation factor IF-1 translates to MAKQALIKQDGIILEALSNAMFRVKLENGHEILATISGKMRMHYIRILPGDKVGVEMSPYDLSRGRIIFRYK, encoded by the coding sequence ATGGCAAAACAGGCACTCATTAAACAGGATGGAATAATACTAGAAGCCTTGTCTAACGCTATGTTCCGAGTTAAGTTAGAGAACGGGCACGAGATTTTAGCTACCATTTCTGGGAAGATGAGAATGCACTATATCCGCATCCTGCCTGGTGACAAAGTCGGGGTCGAGATGAGTCCATACGATTTGAGCAGAGGCAGAATAATATTCAGATATAAATAA
- the rpmJ gene encoding 50S ribosomal protein L36, with translation MRVRASIKKRSADCKIVRRKGKLLVINKKNPRFKQRQG, from the coding sequence ATGAGGGTAAGAGCTTCCATAAAAAAAAGAAGTGCAGATTGCAAAATTGTGCGCAGGAAGGGTAAATTGTTGGTGATCAACAAAAAGAATCCCCGTTTTAAACAACGCCAGGGATAA
- the rpsM gene encoding 30S ribosomal protein S13 codes for MARIAGIDLPKNKRGEIGLTYIFGIGRSTAQYILEKSGIDFNKKVKDWNDDEQAAIRNIINSEFKVEGQLRSEVQMNIKRLLDIACYRGLRHRKGLPLRGQRTRTNSRTRKGKRKTVAGKKKAPKK; via the coding sequence ATGGCACGTATAGCCGGTATCGATCTTCCTAAAAATAAACGTGGAGAAATTGGCCTGACCTACATCTTTGGTATTGGTCGTTCTACCGCTCAGTATATTCTGGAGAAGTCTGGTATAGACTTCAACAAGAAAGTTAAGGATTGGAACGATGATGAGCAGGCTGCTATCCGTAACATCATTAACAGTGAGTTTAAGGTAGAAGGTCAGCTGCGTTCTGAAGTACAGATGAATATCAAGCGTTTATTGGATATCGCTTGTTATCGCGGTCTTCGTCACAGGAAGGGCTTACCGTTGAGAGGCCAGCGTACCCGTACCAATAGCCGTACCCGTAAAGGTAAACGTAAAACGGTTGCAGGTAAAAAGAAGGCGCCTAAGAAATAA
- the rpsK gene encoding 30S ribosomal protein S11 produces the protein MAKATNTKTAANKKRVVKVDNYGDVHISASFNNIIISITNKQGQVISWSTAGKMGFKGSKKNTPYAAQLAASDAAKTAMEAGLKRADVFVKGPGAGRESAIRAIANSGIEVNMIKDVTPLPHNGCRPPKKRRV, from the coding sequence ATGGCAAAAGCAACAAATACAAAAACTGCTGCTAACAAAAAGAGGGTAGTTAAAGTAGACAACTACGGCGATGTACACATCTCTGCTAGTTTCAACAATATCATCATCAGCATTACCAACAAGCAGGGTCAGGTTATCTCCTGGTCTACTGCAGGTAAGATGGGCTTCAAGGGTTCTAAAAAGAACACTCCTTATGCGGCTCAGCTGGCGGCTTCTGACGCTGCAAAAACAGCAATGGAAGCAGGTCTGAAAAGAGCAGATGTTTTTGTAAAAGGCCCTGGTGCTGGTCGTGAGAGTGCAATCCGTGCTATCGCTAACTCCGGTATCGAGGTGAACATGATCAAAGACGTAACTCCTTTACCTCACAACGGTTGCCGTCCTCCTAAAAAGAGAAGGGTATAG
- the rpsD gene encoding 30S ribosomal protein S4 yields the protein MARYTGPKTKISRIFGEPILGNGKYLGKNSNPPGQHGVTRKRKQLGEYALQLREKQKAKYTYGVLERQFANLFVEANRRKGVTGEVLIKLLEARLDNAVFRLGIAPSRPAARQLVSHKHITVNGEVMNIPSYQLKPGDIIGLKPSAATNTAITSNIRGKNPKFSWLDWNEKELKGTFIAYPERESVPENIKEQLIVELYSK from the coding sequence ATGGCAAGGTATACAGGACCAAAGACCAAGATCTCCAGAATTTTTGGAGAACCGATTTTAGGAAACGGTAAGTATTTAGGTAAGAACAGCAACCCTCCGGGTCAGCATGGTGTAACCCGTAAGCGTAAACAGCTGGGTGAATACGCGCTGCAGCTGCGTGAAAAACAGAAGGCAAAGTACACTTATGGAGTACTGGAGCGTCAGTTCGCTAATCTGTTCGTTGAGGCTAACCGTCGTAAAGGTGTTACCGGTGAGGTATTGATCAAATTACTGGAAGCACGTCTGGATAACGCGGTATTCCGTCTTGGTATCGCTCCTTCCCGTCCTGCTGCCCGTCAGCTGGTTTCTCACAAACACATCACTGTTAATGGTGAAGTAATGAATATCCCTTCTTATCAGCTGAAACCAGGTGATATCATCGGACTGAAACCATCTGCAGCAACTAACACTGCAATTACCAGCAATATTCGCGGTAAGAATCCTAAATTCAGCTGGTTGGATTGGAATGAAAAAGAACTGAAAGGTACTTTCATTGCATATCCTGAGAGAGAGAGCGTTCCTGAGAACATTAAGGAGCAGCTGATCGTAGAATTGTACTCTAAATAA
- a CDS encoding DNA-directed RNA polymerase subunit alpha has translation MAILNFQKPDKIVLQKSTDFEAQFEFRPLEPGYGVTVGNALRRVLLSSLEGYAIVGIKIEGADHEFATLKGITEDVTEIILNLKQVRFKRIVENEVSNEKIQISIKGKTEFRADMIEKATSAFQIMNPELLICTLDPSAKLDIELTIGKGRGYVPAEENKPKDAVFGYIAIDSIFTPIKNVKYSIENTRVEQKTDYEKLIMEVITDGTIHPEEAVKQASRILIQHLMIITDENISFDTKDTEKEDVVDEQTLQLRKILKTPLEDLDLSVRAFNCLKAAKINSLSELVQYEQEELMKFRNFGQKSLSEIEQVLNERGLHFGMDLSKLKLDEE, from the coding sequence ATGGCAATTCTGAATTTCCAAAAGCCTGATAAGATCGTTTTGCAGAAGTCTACTGACTTTGAAGCTCAATTCGAATTCCGGCCGTTAGAACCGGGTTATGGGGTGACTGTGGGTAACGCGCTGCGCCGCGTGCTGCTATCGTCTCTGGAGGGTTATGCCATTGTGGGAATAAAGATAGAAGGTGCGGATCACGAGTTTGCAACTTTAAAAGGAATCACTGAAGACGTAACTGAAATCATCCTGAACCTTAAGCAGGTACGTTTCAAACGTATCGTTGAGAACGAAGTTAGCAACGAGAAAATCCAGATTTCTATTAAAGGAAAAACTGAGTTTCGCGCTGACATGATCGAAAAAGCTACCAGTGCTTTCCAGATCATGAATCCTGAATTGCTTATCTGTACGCTGGATCCATCTGCAAAGCTGGACATCGAGTTGACTATCGGCAAAGGCCGTGGTTATGTGCCAGCTGAAGAGAACAAACCTAAAGATGCCGTTTTCGGTTACATCGCTATCGACTCTATCTTTACGCCTATCAAGAACGTAAAATATAGCATCGAGAATACCCGTGTGGAACAAAAGACTGACTATGAGAAGCTGATCATGGAAGTGATCACAGATGGTACCATCCACCCGGAAGAAGCTGTAAAACAGGCTTCCCGCATCCTGATCCAACACCTGATGATCATCACCGATGAGAACATCAGCTTCGATACTAAAGACACTGAGAAAGAAGATGTTGTTGATGAACAGACACTGCAGCTGCGTAAGATACTGAAAACGCCGCTGGAAGATCTGGATCTGAGCGTTCGTGCTTTCAACTGTCTGAAAGCTGCTAAAATCAACTCCCTGAGCGAACTGGTTCAGTACGAACAGGAAGAGCTGATGAAATTCAGGAACTTTGGTCAGAAATCCCTCAGCGAAATTGAGCAGGTGCTGAACGAAAGAGGTTTACATTTCGGTATGGACCTGTCCAAACTGAAATTAGACGAAGAATAG
- the rplQ gene encoding 50S ribosomal protein L17, translated as MRHGVKLNHLGRTAAHRKSLLANLAIELIKHKRITTTLAKAKSLRVYVEPLLTRAKSDSTHNRRIVFSYLQDKESIKELFGAISEKIASRPGGYTRIIKLGKRVGDNAETALIELVDFNEIYGGKAEKEAAPAKKTRRAGGSKKKATEEGTAATEEKAAE; from the coding sequence ATGCGTCACGGAGTAAAATTAAACCACCTCGGCAGAACTGCCGCACACCGTAAGAGCCTGTTGGCAAATCTTGCAATTGAGCTGATCAAGCACAAACGTATCACTACCACTCTGGCTAAAGCCAAGTCTCTGCGTGTATACGTTGAGCCTTTGCTGACAAGAGCAAAGAGCGATTCTACCCACAACCGTAGAATTGTGTTCAGCTATCTGCAGGATAAAGAGTCCATCAAGGAACTGTTCGGTGCTATCAGCGAAAAGATCGCTAGCCGTCCTGGTGGTTATACCCGTATCATCAAGTTAGGTAAACGTGTTGGTGACAACGCCGAAACTGCGCTGATCGAACTGGTTGACTTTAACGAGATCTATGGTGGTAAAGCTGAGAAAGAAGCAGCTCCTGCCAAGAAAACACGCCGTGCTGGTGGTAGCAAGAAAAAGGCTACTGAAGAAGGCACTGCAGCAACTGAAGAAAAAGCAGCTGAGTAA
- the carA gene encoding glutamine-hydrolyzing carbamoyl-phosphate synthase small subunit, with product MPQTRSIQPAILLLDDGTVYQGKAFGKIGTAAGELCFNTGMTGYQEVFTDPSYKGQVLIMNNCYVGNYGVKKDDVESDSVKISGLICKNIAYNYSRQMADGSLEKFLVENNLVAIYDVDTRALVSHIRSKGAMNCIISSEILDVEQLKAELKKVPSMEGLALCAEVSTKEAYNVGDPAADIRIAVLDNGVKRNMLKCLSEKGAYLQVFPTDTAFEECEKFKPHAYFISNGPGDPAPLKYAVDTVKKILNANRPMFGICLGHQLLALANDIPTYKMHHGHRGLNHPVKNLATGRCEITTQNHGFAVDPKAIAASQTVEVTHVNLNDSSIEGIRIKNKPAFSVQYHPESTPGPYDSRYLFDDFFNMIKENM from the coding sequence ATGCCTCAGACTAGATCGATCCAGCCAGCCATACTGTTGTTAGACGACGGTACGGTTTATCAGGGAAAAGCTTTTGGTAAAATTGGCACCGCCGCAGGTGAATTGTGTTTTAACACTGGGATGACAGGATACCAGGAAGTATTTACGGATCCTTCATATAAAGGCCAGGTACTGATCATGAACAACTGTTATGTAGGTAACTATGGCGTGAAGAAGGATGATGTGGAGAGTGACAGTGTGAAGATCAGCGGATTGATATGCAAGAATATTGCTTATAATTATTCCCGCCAGATGGCCGACGGCTCACTGGAGAAGTTCCTGGTCGAAAATAACCTGGTGGCTATTTATGATGTGGATACCCGGGCATTGGTTTCGCATATCCGCAGCAAAGGAGCAATGAACTGTATCATTTCTTCCGAGATCCTGGATGTTGAGCAGCTAAAGGCAGAGCTGAAAAAAGTTCCTTCTATGGAGGGACTGGCACTGTGTGCAGAAGTATCTACCAAAGAGGCATACAATGTGGGAGATCCTGCCGCTGATATCCGTATTGCGGTGTTGGACAATGGAGTGAAGAGAAATATGTTGAAGTGCTTGTCTGAGAAAGGCGCTTACCTGCAGGTGTTCCCAACAGACACCGCCTTCGAGGAATGCGAAAAGTTTAAACCACATGCTTATTTCATTTCGAATGGTCCCGGTGATCCTGCGCCATTAAAATATGCGGTGGATACGGTTAAAAAGATCCTGAATGCCAACAGGCCTATGTTCGGCATTTGCCTTGGACATCAGTTGCTGGCACTGGCTAATGATATTCCTACTTACAAAATGCACCATGGCCACCGCGGTTTGAACCATCCGGTTAAAAACCTGGCAACAGGACGTTGCGAGATCACGACGCAGAACCATGGCTTTGCGGTAGATCCTAAAGCAATAGCTGCCAGCCAAACGGTAGAGGTGACTCACGTTAACCTGAATGATTCATCGATAGAAGGTATTCGTATTAAGAACAAGCCGGCATTTTCTGTACAGTATCATCCGGAATCTACTCCCGGACCATATGATAGTCGTTATTTGTTCGATGACTTCTTTAATATGATCAAAGAAAACATGTAA
- a CDS encoding pyridoxal phosphate-dependent aminotransferase produces MPTISKRGEQMPPSPIRKLVPYAEAAKKKGTKVYHLNIGQPDIETPKPVLDAVRHSEFKVLEYSHSAGNESYRRKLVTYYERFGIRLNHQQIIVTTGGSEAILFAFMACLDAGDEVLVPEPFYANYNGFAVEAGIHVRTITANIESGFALPAMDAFEKAITPRTKAIMICNPNNPTGYLYSKEELSVLKELCLKHNLYLFSDEAYREFCYTGEHFSAMNLEGLEEHVILMDTISKRYSACGGRIGALVTKNQTVLDAVMKFAQARLSPPSFAQIAGEAAVDLPPDYFDEIKAEYQGRRDILVKMLNDIPGVFCPNPGGAFYAIARLPIDNADKFCQWLLESFSYEQQTVMLAPATGFYASKGLGINEVRLAYVLNKEDIKKAMICLARALETYPGRVALKEEVLAGGH; encoded by the coding sequence ATGCCTACCATTAGTAAGAGGGGGGAGCAAATGCCACCTTCTCCTATCAGGAAATTGGTTCCTTATGCAGAAGCAGCTAAAAAGAAGGGAACCAAAGTCTACCACCTCAATATCGGGCAACCGGATATTGAAACACCAAAACCAGTACTGGACGCTGTCCGCCACTCTGAGTTTAAAGTCCTTGAATACAGTCATAGCGCCGGCAATGAAAGTTACCGTCGTAAACTGGTTACCTACTATGAGCGGTTTGGCATCAGGCTGAACCACCAGCAGATCATTGTTACTACAGGAGGCTCAGAAGCCATTCTGTTTGCCTTTATGGCCTGCCTGGACGCTGGTGACGAGGTACTGGTACCGGAACCATTTTACGCCAACTATAATGGCTTCGCAGTTGAAGCGGGGATCCATGTACGTACCATAACCGCCAATATAGAAAGCGGATTTGCCTTACCAGCCATGGATGCCTTTGAAAAGGCGATCACTCCACGGACCAAAGCGATCATGATCTGCAATCCCAATAATCCCACTGGCTACCTGTACAGCAAGGAAGAGCTTTCAGTGCTAAAGGAGCTATGCCTGAAACATAATCTTTATTTGTTCTCTGACGAAGCGTACAGGGAATTTTGCTATACCGGCGAGCATTTCTCCGCAATGAACCTGGAAGGTCTGGAAGAACATGTTATCCTTATGGATACCATCTCTAAACGCTACAGTGCCTGCGGTGGTAGAATTGGCGCCCTTGTTACCAAAAATCAGACAGTACTCGACGCTGTGATGAAATTTGCCCAGGCAAGGCTTAGTCCTCCTTCTTTTGCACAGATAGCAGGTGAAGCTGCCGTAGACCTTCCCCCGGACTATTTTGACGAAATAAAGGCTGAATACCAGGGGCGCCGGGATATACTGGTTAAGATGCTAAATGACATTCCCGGCGTGTTCTGCCCTAATCCCGGCGGGGCATTCTATGCAATAGCCAGGTTACCTATCGACAATGCTGACAAATTCTGCCAATGGCTACTTGAATCTTTCTCCTACGAACAGCAGACTGTAATGCTTGCTCCGGCTACAGGATTCTATGCAAGCAAAGGACTGGGCATAAACGAAGTGCGATTAGCATACGTGTTGAACAAGGAAGACATCAAAAAGGCAATGATCTGCCTGGCCAGGGCCTTAGAAACATATCCGGGCCGGGTAGCTTTAAAGGAAGAAGTACTGGCAGGAGGACATTAA
- a CDS encoding DUF1573 domain-containing protein: protein MKKFILSLFASMLLTTALWAQTQTGNPVDAKVKFKQETIDFGKTKLNKPVSVDFEFTNTTKEPVLIETARASCGCTTPSWTKEPILPGKKGKVTANYSANSLGQQNKTVWVRLKGVDQDKELHLTGTVEN, encoded by the coding sequence ATGAAAAAATTCATCTTATCCCTATTTGCGAGCATGCTGTTAACCACTGCTCTCTGGGCGCAAACACAGACCGGCAACCCTGTTGATGCCAAAGTGAAATTCAAACAGGAAACTATTGATTTTGGTAAAACTAAACTGAACAAACCAGTATCAGTTGATTTCGAATTTACCAATACGACCAAAGAACCAGTTTTAATCGAAACAGCGCGCGCAAGCTGCGGTTGTACCACTCCTAGCTGGACTAAAGAACCAATCCTGCCAGGTAAAAAAGGTAAAGTAACTGCAAACTATTCAGCTAACAGCTTAGGCCAGCAGAATAAAACTGTTTGGGTAAGATTAAAAGGTGTTGATCAGGACAAAGAACTTCACCTGACTGGTACTGTTGAAAACTAA